In Papaver somniferum cultivar HN1 chromosome 1, ASM357369v1, whole genome shotgun sequence, a genomic segment contains:
- the LOC113286797 gene encoding probable xyloglucan endotransglucosylase/hydrolase protein 10: MMKTIVFICLVLNAFHVAFSSLVSVGDFNKDFFVTWSPDHVNTSSDGHERSLRLDQQSGAGFASNDMFLFGQIDMQIKLVPGHSAGTVIGYYLTSDQPNRDEIDFEFMGNVSGKPYILQTNVFADGFDDREERIYLWFDPTKDFHTYSILWNLHQIVFLVDRVPIRVYKNHADKGVAFPRWQPMSLKVSLWNGESWATRGGHDKVDWSKGPFIASFRNYKIDACVWKGNPRFCRADSNTNWWNKERFNGLTWYQRRLFRWVRKYHLIYDYCQDNQRFKNSLPKECSLTKF; the protein is encoded by the exons ATGATGAAAACAATTGTATTCATTTGCCTTGTACTAAATGCATTTCATGTTGCATTCTCTTCTCTTGTATCCGTAGGGGATTTCAATAAGGATTTCTTCGTAACATGGTCTCCTGATCATGTAAACACGTCTTCGGACGGGCATGAGAGGAGTTTAAGGCTCGATCAACAATCAG GTGCTGGTTTCGCTTCTAATGacatgttcttgtttgggcaaaTCGACATGCAAATCAAACTTGTTCCTGGCCATTCCGCTGGCACTGTCATCGGTTACTAC CTAACGTCGGACCAACCTAATCGAGACGAGATAGATTTTGAATTCATGGGTAATGTTAGTGGGAAGCCGTATATCCTTCAAACGAACGTTTTCGCAGATGGGTTTGATGACAGGGAAGAGAGAATATATTTGTGGTTTGATCCAACAAAAGACTTCCACACATACTCAATCCTATGGAACCTTCACCAAATTGT GTTTCTGGTGGACAGGGTGCCAATCAGAGTTTACAAAAATCATGCTGACAAAGGAGTTGCATTTCCGCGGTGGCAACCAATGAGCCTTAAAGTCAGTTTATGGAATGGTGAAAGCTGGGCAACTCGTGGTGGACACGATAAGGTAGATTGGTCCAAAGGTCCATTCATAGCTTCTTTCAGAAACTACAAGATTGATGCTTGTGTCTGGAAAGGAAATCCACGGTTTTGTAGGGCAGATAGTAATACAAATTGGTGGAACAAAGAAAGATTTAATggcttaacatggtatcagaggaGATTATTCAGATGGGTTAGAAAATATCACCTCATCTATGACTACTGTCAAGATAACCAAAGATTCAAGAATAGTTTACCCAAAGAATGTTCTCTTACTAAGTTTTAA
- the LOC113286806 gene encoding probable xyloglucan endotransglucosylase/hydrolase protein 6, with protein MHKTMAVKPISLKQTSFILVLHFLTFSIFYTVLVSARFSTFLNDFHVTWSDSHIKQISSGTAIQLTLDQNSGCGFASKNKYLFGRVSMKIKLIPGDSAGTVTAFYMNSDTDTVRDELDFEFLGNRTGQPYTVQTNVYAHGKGDREQRINLWFDPATDFHTYSILWNHNHVVFYVDEVPIRVYKNNEAKGIPYPKFQPMGVYSTLWEADDWATRGGIEKIDWSKAPFYAYYKDFDIEGCTMPGPASCTSNPTNWWEGPEYLQLNSYQARKYRWVRTNHMTYDYCTDKVRYPVPPPECRAGI; from the exons ATGCATAAAACTATGGCCGTCAAACCCATATCCTTAAAGCAAACAAGCTTTATACTTGTCTTGCATTTCCTGACATTTTCTATCTTCTACACTGTCCTCGTCTCTGCTCGCTTCTCCACATTTCTCAATGATTTTCATGTGACCTGGTCTGACTCCCATATCAAGCAAATTAGTAGCGGAACTGCTATTCAGTTGACACTAGACCAAAATTCAG GATGCGGTTTTGCTTCCAAAAACAAATACCTGTTCGGGCGTGTGAGCATGAAGATCAAGCTCATCCCTGGCGATTCTGCTGGAACTGTTACTGCTTTCTAC ATGAACTCAGACACAGATACTGTCCGTGATGAATTGGATTTTGAGTTCTTGGGAAATCGTACTGGTCAGCCATACACTGTTCAAACTAATGTGTATGCACATGGAAAGGGTGATAGAGAACAGAGAATCAACCTTTGGTTTGATCCAGCTACAGATTTCCACACTTATTCCATTCTCTGGAACCATAACCATGTTGT CTTCTACGTCGACGAGGTACCAATCAGAGTTTACAAAAATAACGAAGCAAAAGGAATACCATATCCCAAGTTCCAACCAATGGGAGTCTACTCAACACTGTGGGAAGCTGATGACTGGGCCACAAGAggtggaattgaaaagattgattggTCTAAAGCACCCTTTTACGCCTACTATAAAGACTTTGATATCGAAGGTTGCACTATGCCAGGTCCAGCAAGCTGCACCTCAAACCCTACTAATTGGTGGGAAGGTCCTGAATACCTACAGCTAAACTCTTACCAAGCTAGAAAATATAGGTGGGTTCGAACGAACCACATGACCTATGATTATTGCACAGATAAGGTACGGTACCCAGTCCCACCACCAGAATGCAGGGCAGGTATCTAA